A window of the Citrus sinensis cultivar Valencia sweet orange chromosome 9, DVS_A1.0, whole genome shotgun sequence genome harbors these coding sequences:
- the LOC112495615 gene encoding transcription factor bHLH91-like — protein sequence MYEEIADFFDPNSMTEDAAVAFNGENFNPINTHLIHDPNQVLQYEQSNWDSQQANGQQAPDLFNLLHLSPGCHGLTGHLPSSSIAPPALYDPIFHSNLPSQQPPLFGEFFQSSNYEDGNSGHFNNCVLDEFNGDIGMAFTGTKRVKATGKAKKPIISERQRRVEMNDKFAVLRNLVPNPNNKGDRASVVGDACEYIKELQRSINELKSLVERKRFAREIRSNNERHNIEGCDHDMKPAPLVDPNNTASLRSSWLQRKSKDIEVDVRIVDDEVTVKILQRKKIDNCLLFLSKVFDEMQLDLQHVAGGHIGDYYSFLLNSKIHEGSYVYAGAIVNKLIEVMDRQYAAASIAPINCSN from the exons ATGTATGAGGAGATCGCAGATTTCTTTGATCCCAACTCCATGACTGAAGATGCTGCTGTAGCATTCAATGGAGAAAACTTTAACCCCATTAACACTCATTTGATTCACGACCCCAATCAAGTTCTTCAGTACGAGCAGTCGAATTGGGACTCACAACAAGCAAATGGCCAGCAAGCACCAGACCTTTTCAATCTCCTTCACTTGTCCCCCGGATGCCATGGCTTGACGGGTCACCTTCCATCATCGTCGATTGCGCCTCCAGCTTTGTATGACCCAATATTTCATTCGAACTTGCCCTCACAACAGCCACCTTTGTTCGGAGAATTTTTCCAATCAAGTAATTACGAAGATGGCAATAGTGGCCATTTCAATAATTGTGTTCTTGATGAGTTCAATGGGGACATCGGCATGGCTTTTACTGGTACAAAGAGGGTTAAAGCAACCGGCAAGGCAAAAAAGCCCATCATTTCCGAGCGCCAAAGGAGAGTAGAGATGAATGATAAGTTCGCTGTCTTGAGGAATTTGGTTCCCAACCCTAATAACAAG GGTGATAGAGCATCGGTGGTGGGAGATGCTTGTGAGTACATCAAAGAGCTTCAGAGATCGATCAATGAGCTCAAATCACTTGTGGAGCGAAAACGATTTGCAAGAGAAATTAGGAGCAACAATGAGAGGCACAATATTGAGGGTTGTGATCATGACATGAAGCCTGCTCCACTTGTTGACCCAAATAATACTGCATCTTTAAGAAGCTCTTGGCTTCAGAGAAAGTCCAAGGACATTGAGGTCGATGTTCGTATAGTTGATGATGAAGTGACCGTCAAGATCCTTCAGCGAAAGAAGATTGATAATTGCTTGTTGTTTCTTTCCAAGGTTTTTGATGAGATGCAGTTGGACCTCCAACATGTTGCCGGTGGCCATATCGGCGATTACTACAGCTTTCTGCTCAACTCCAAA ATACATGAAGGTTCTTATGTTTATGCTGGTGCTATAGTCAATAAACTAATTGAGGTTATGGATAGACAATATGCAGCTGCTAGCATTGCACCAATCAACTGTAGCAATTAG